The sequence AGGTGAGATTATTGCTAGGATTTGAGGACTCAGCTCATCACTTGCAACCATTCACCCTAAAATTCTTACCATCAATGAAAAAGTGGTACACTATTAAGTACGTAACCAAGGTAGATAATCATGACCACCATAACAGCGACAGAAGCCAGAAAATCGTTTTTTGAAATCATTAAACAAGCCAATCAGCAGCACGAGATTATTCAGGTTCAACATAAATCGGGCAATGCCATCATCATGTCGGCTGATGATTATGAAAGCCTGCAAGAAACCTTGCACCTGTTATCGCAACCCGGCTTTAAGCAAGCCTTTAGCCAATCTGTTCTTGAAGCAGATGCGGGTGAGGTCGCAAGTTTTGAAGAGGTATTTGGAGAGCCTTTGTGAGTTGTCAGCGTTATCAAATCGAATTCACTAAACAGGCACAAAAAGACATCTCCAAACTCACCCCAAAGCTGAAAGCCAAGCTCAAAGATATTCTGCGCAACAAAATCTCAATCTCGCCAGAAACCGGCAAACCGCTGATTGGCGACTTAAAAAGCTATTATTACGTCCGACTTAGCTTTCAAGATCGGATTATCTATCGAATAGAAGATGGTCGCTGCATCGTCTTAATCATTCGTGCTAAAACTCATTACGGTGAATAAATGCACTATTTTTTATCATCGCTAAAGTTCCGTATTTTAAAGAGCACTGAGGTTAGCGAATAGTCGTCTAAAAGATCTTAATGTGTATATTGCAGCTGAATTTTAAAGCCGCAGGCATGCGCATATTTTTGCAAGGTTTTCCAACCGGGATTACCGGAACCAGACTCTAGGCGAATTATGCTGCGTGTAGTTGTACCCATTTTTTCAGCAAGCAGATCCTGCGTTAAACCTGCTTTTTGGCGCATAGTTAATAAGGTCGCAATAAACTGAAATTCATCCTCTAGCGCATCATATTCTTTTTTAAA comes from Thiomicrospira aerophila AL3 and encodes:
- a CDS encoding type II toxin-antitoxin system RelE/ParE family toxin, translated to MSCQRYQIEFTKQAQKDISKLTPKLKAKLKDILRNKISISPETGKPLIGDLKSYYYVRLSFQDRIIYRIEDGRCIVLIIRAKTHYGE
- a CDS encoding type II toxin-antitoxin system Phd/YefM family antitoxin yields the protein MTTITATEARKSFFEIIKQANQQHEIIQVQHKSGNAIIMSADDYESLQETLHLLSQPGFKQAFSQSVLEADAGEVASFEEVFGEPL
- a CDS encoding helix-turn-helix domain-containing protein; the protein is MKMMSLDELKKEAFKNPHFKKEYDALEDEFQFIATLLTMRQKAGLTQDLLAEKMGTTTRSIIRLESGSGNPGWKTLQKYAHACGFKIQLQYTH